A region from the Mercenaria mercenaria strain notata chromosome 7, MADL_Memer_1, whole genome shotgun sequence genome encodes:
- the LOC123554477 gene encoding uncharacterized protein LOC123554477 isoform X1 — MYGIMYRYDRVYSLQYEPGSKHFLIKKMEVNGHKSRKSFYQGSDDVHDFPCSPCANEGKNVAAVKHCVECDENLCTTCLNDHNKFSLMKGHQLLDKVKTPSRQRPELPSQRCDRHSGKLIDVYCPSHDKVGCSTCIVVEHSTCQGISFIPDVAKHSNSSEKLQQLETAINSLQTRFIALKQKKQKELDCSKREKDKLLHEIKSERKKINDQLDKMETELLNEVDASFKIKVQNIDSDIKKVEDTLASLGKDRQKIQAAKSENVSEKYVQVNLGYERKKIATDRLETLERSKKIGRLWFDPYRQMTGSKVNIIGQVINYSAVEVGSLTEEFDARVGDDNGICIINSIYLCADGDLVLTDYKNKRIKKMNKSYAIISFLNIDDNPFGICQIDMSLLAITLPNEKKVQFISNTEPMRLQKSFDVGDRCRGIAYNDGRIYVCCGGSRKRAEGVGHLEVYTISGALVKSFYSDMECPVKVTVSNWETEIYVCDGYGDLLIINEKHGNTRKIRKQDMKLVGIIGICWINESQLCIVGYTSMNIVLISCDGQVYEELLTEAHGLANTIDVCFDAKMSSLFVSTHRSNMIKVYKLKISNC; from the exons ATGTACGGTATAATGTACCGATACGACAGAGTTTATTCCCTACAATATGAACCAGGAAGTAAACATTTCCTGATTAAGAAAATGGAAGTTAATGGGCATAAATCGAGAAAATCTTTTTATCAAGGATCGGATGATGTtcatgattttccatgttcaccTTGTGCTAACGAAGGAAAGAATGTGGCTGCTGTCAAACATTGTGTAGAATGTGATGAAAACCTGTGTACAACCTGCTTGAATGATCACAATAAATTCTCTTTGATGAAGGGGCACCAGTTACTGGACAAAGTGAAAACACCTAGTCGACAAAGACCTGAGTTGCCGAGTCAGAGATGTGATAGACATAGTGGAAAGTTGATAGATGTCTACTGCCCTAGCCACGATAAAGTTGGCTGCTCCACTTGTATAGTTGTTGAACACAG TACTTGCCAGGGAATAAGCTTCATACCAGACGTAGCAAAACACTCGAACAGTTCCGAAAAGCTTCAGCAACTGGAAACAGCAATAAACAGTTTACAGACACGCTTCATCGCTTTAAAACAAAAGAAGCAAAAGGAATTAGATTGTTCGAAGCGAGAAAAAGATAAGCTGcttcatgaaataaaatctgaaagaaagaaaatcaacGACCAGTTAGATAAGATGGAAACGGAACTCTTAAACGAAGTGGATGCGTCATTCAAGATTAAGGTACAAAATATAGATTCGGACATCAAAAAAGTTGAAGACACACTTGCTTCACTTGGGAAAGATCGACAGAAGATACAGGCTGCTAAGAGTGAGAATGTTTCGGAGAAATACGTTCAAGTAAATCTTGGGTACGAGAGAAAGAAAATTGCAACAGATCGTTTAGAAACTTTAGAAAGATCTAAAAAAATCGGAAGACTCTGGTTTGATCCTTATCGCCAGATGACTGGTTCTAAAGTCAATATTATAGGGCAGGTCATAAATTATTCAGCCGTTGAAGTTGGAAGTCTCACTGAAGAATTTGATGCAAGAGTTGGTGATGATAATGGCATCTGCATTATTAACAGCATATACCTGTGTGCAGATGGAGATCTTGTTCTTACAGATTACAAGAATAAACGAATCaagaaaatgaataaatcatatgCTATCATATCTTTTCTCAACATTGATGATAATCCATTTGGCATTTGCCAGATAGATATGTCTCTCCTAGCCATTACACTTCCAAACGAGAAAAAAGTTCAGTTTATCTCCAACACGGAACCAATGAGGTTACAGAAATCATTTGATGTTGGCGATCGTTGTAGGGGTATTGCTTATAATGACGGCCGGATTTATGTTTGCTGTGGTGGTTCAAGGAAACGTGCAGAAGGAGTTGGTCATCTTGAAGTATATACCATTTCTGGAGCTTTGGTTAAATCCTTTTATAGTGATATGGAATGCCCCGTAAAAGTAACTGTATCAAATTGGGAAACGGAGATTTACGTGTGCGATGGATATGGTGATCTTTTAATCATCAACGAGAAACACGGTAACACGAGAAAAATTCGCAAACAGGATATGAAATTAGTTGGTATTATTGGAATCTGTTGGATAAACGAAAGTCAGTTATGTATTGTCGGATATACATCAATGAATATAGTACTGATATCGTGTGATGGACAGGTGTATGAAGAGCTTTTGACAGAGGCACATGGCCTTGCAAATACTATTGATGTGTGTTTCGACGCAAAAATGTCCAGCCTTTTTGTCTCCACGCATCGAAGTAATATGATCAAAGTCTATAAATTGAAGATCAGTAACTGTTAA